The Exiguobacterium acetylicum genome includes a window with the following:
- a CDS encoding CPBP family intramembrane glutamic endopeptidase: protein MKNPISLPFVMAEKWQKRHVIPIIIYLIVQLVPGSFQYFLPKNVIADVAGWWLAIGFTVAVIVSYYCLRPDWQKWKAEGRQTDPMDTLKWIGIGIVLLYALLIGVNLIDAWMAGGIENVAKSQNTDQIIQAIQVIPLLQVMVVLLGPIMEEFLFRHIMFGNLSSKLGFFFSFILTGALFGLIHLDNKFLIYVAMSFVFSLVFVKTRRIIAPIAIHVFNNGIVVLAIYAMS from the coding sequence ATGAAAAATCCAATCAGTCTGCCTTTCGTGATGGCGGAGAAGTGGCAAAAGCGTCACGTCATCCCGATCATCATCTATCTGATCGTCCAATTGGTTCCGGGTTCGTTCCAGTATTTCCTTCCGAAGAACGTCATTGCTGACGTCGCCGGTTGGTGGCTTGCGATCGGCTTTACGGTTGCTGTCATCGTCTCCTACTACTGCCTACGTCCCGATTGGCAGAAGTGGAAGGCAGAAGGACGTCAAACCGATCCGATGGATACGTTGAAATGGATCGGGATCGGGATCGTGCTCCTCTATGCGCTCTTGATCGGCGTCAACTTGATCGATGCCTGGATGGCAGGCGGGATCGAGAATGTCGCGAAATCGCAAAATACGGATCAAATCATCCAAGCAATCCAAGTCATCCCACTCTTGCAAGTCATGGTCGTCTTGCTTGGACCAATCATGGAAGAGTTCTTGTTTCGGCATATCATGTTCGGCAATCTCTCCTCGAAGCTCGGTTTCTTCTTCAGCTTCATCCTAACGGGTGCCTTGTTCGGACTGATCCACCTAGACAACAAATTTTTGATCTATGTCGCGATGAGCTTCGTCTTCTCGCTCGTCTTCGTCAAGACGCGCCGGATCATCGCTCCAATCGCCATCCATGTCTTTAACAACGGAATCGTCGTACTCGCCATTTACGCGATGTCTTAA
- the groES gene encoding co-chaperone GroES translates to MLKPLGDRIVIEVVKKEETTLGGIVLPGSAKEKPQEGKVVAVGTGRVTEQGVRVPLEVSVGDHVIYAQYAGSEVKVDGNEYLILRESDILAVAE, encoded by the coding sequence ATGTTAAAACCACTTGGTGATCGCATCGTGATCGAAGTCGTTAAAAAAGAAGAAACAACACTCGGAGGAATCGTTCTTCCTGGGTCAGCGAAAGAAAAACCACAAGAGGGTAAAGTCGTCGCTGTCGGTACAGGCCGTGTGACAGAGCAAGGCGTACGTGTACCACTTGAAGTGAGTGTCGGAGATCACGTCATCTATGCACAATATGCCGGTTCGGAAGTCAAAGTCGACGGCAATGAATACTTAATTTTACGCGAAAGCGATATTTTGGCAGTAGCCGAGTAA
- a CDS encoding DUF4305 domain-containing protein — MRQSSNFMAVFYAIFGVLFMFLAYNNSVEAGTVFNFWTILLTLFAAIDFYRLYLIFRFRAAAKKMIKKEQDKKNDKQ, encoded by the coding sequence ATGCGTCAAAGCTCGAACTTCATGGCAGTATTCTATGCCATCTTCGGTGTTCTCTTCATGTTTCTCGCCTACAACAACTCAGTCGAGGCCGGAACGGTCTTCAACTTCTGGACGATCCTCCTGACGTTGTTTGCCGCAATCGACTTCTACCGTCTTTACTTGATCTTCCGCTTCCGCGCAGCAGCAAAGAAGATGATCAAGAAGGAACAAGACAAAAAGAACGATAAGCAATAA
- a CDS encoding DUF2089 family protein has protein sequence MERQDVPAWVLALEQEHLEFIRKFVLSSGSLKDMATAYQVSYPTVRAKLNQLIERIDSVQQEDVEFVNMIKNLVLDERLSLDVAKTIIDSYRKGQAKE, from the coding sequence ATGGAACGACAAGACGTGCCCGCTTGGGTACTGGCACTTGAACAGGAGCATCTCGAGTTCATCCGGAAGTTCGTCTTGAGCTCTGGTTCGTTGAAGGATATGGCAACGGCTTACCAAGTATCCTATCCGACCGTCCGGGCGAAGTTGAACCAATTGATCGAGCGGATTGATTCAGTGCAACAGGAAGATGTCGAATTCGTTAATATGATCAAGAACTTAGTCCTCGATGAGCGGTTAAGTCTCGATGTGGCGAAAACGATCATCGATTCCTACCGCAAAGGACAAGCGAAGGAATAA